A window from Chitinispirillales bacterium ANBcel5 encodes these proteins:
- a CDS encoding TfoX/Sxy family protein: MSSSIDFVEFVTDQLKNAGTVTYKKMFGEYALYCDGKVVGLICNSQFFLKPTAGGEAFIGKVTKSPPYEGSKEYFLMDDMIEDRDRISQLVSITARELPAPKKKSSKTKRSKK; encoded by the coding sequence ATGTCATCAAGTATCGATTTTGTTGAATTTGTGACCGATCAGCTAAAAAATGCAGGAACAGTAACATATAAGAAGATGTTTGGTGAATACGCACTCTACTGTGACGGGAAAGTGGTAGGGTTGATCTGTAACAGTCAGTTTTTCCTTAAACCCACAGCAGGCGGCGAAGCGTTTATCGGTAAGGTTACTAAGTCACCTCCCTATGAGGGTTCAAAAGAGTACTTTTTAATGGATGATATGATAGAAGACCGCGATCGTATCAGCCAGCTTGTCTCCATAACAGCCAGAGAATTGCCCGCGCCAAAAAAGAAATCTTCTAAAACCAAAAGGAGTAAAAAGTGA
- a CDS encoding VOC family protein translates to MKLTYVIIYVEDVVKATQFYNLAFGLEVKFIHESNMYAEMKSGETTLSFAANSMLEANTGIEPLKGVKNCFEIALTTDDVKGALDKAVSNGARIIKEPQTKPWGQVVAYVQDPFGTIVEICTPMQ, encoded by the coding sequence GTGAAACTAACGTATGTGATTATCTATGTTGAGGATGTGGTTAAAGCCACACAATTTTATAACCTTGCCTTCGGTTTAGAGGTCAAATTTATCCATGAATCCAATATGTATGCAGAGATGAAGAGTGGTGAGACGACCCTGTCCTTTGCAGCAAATAGTATGCTTGAAGCCAACACCGGTATCGAACCACTCAAGGGAGTTAAAAACTGCTTTGAAATAGCATTAACCACCGATGATGTTAAAGGGGCATTGGATAAGGCTGTTTCAAATGGGGCACGTATTATTAAAGAGCCACAAACAAAGCCCTGGGGACAAGTGGTGGCCTATGTACAGGATCCCTTTGGAACAATAGTGGAGATCTGTACTCCTATGCAGTAA